The Patescibacteria group bacterium genomic interval CTGCCTTAACTATAACAAAATAAGCTAAAAAAATCAAGCCTACAGGCAAATTGACAAAATTGAAATTTATTGTCAAATAGTCTATAGTAAAATAAAGACCCAGCCGACAAAGCCGACTGGGCATAAAATGTTCAAAAACAACGCCAAAAATTAAGGCAATGGGACAGCTCCTATTGCTTTTACTGCCGAGATAGCTCAAATAAAAAACACCCTTACCTTTTGAATTATCGCGTATAAAGCGACTAAACGCGTCCATAGTATTATCGGCAAGATCTTCTGTGATGATTTTGATATTTGTCAGAGATAGCTGAAGACCAAAGTATTCCAACCGTCTTCAGGAATCTCCCCGGCCCAAAGGAAAAATATGGCTCTTCCTCCGCCAGTCGCGCTACAAGCATAGTTAAAAAATCCATCCGCAAAATCACTGACGGCCTTATCGCTCGCTCCAACCTCCAAGGAAAATCCTACGTCAAAACCCCAACGTTTCTTAATGGCGTTGCCACCAATCATCAACGCGCGCGTATCTTTGGTATACCCAAGAGAAATCTCGTCGCCGTGACGCATAACCGCGGCTAACCCTTCAAACTCATCCTGTTCTTCGGGATTGCTGGCAATCAGCGTTAATTGTTTCTCTTCCGGATCATAAGTCGCTTTCATAACATTTCCTCCTCGATTCTTGGTTGCGGACAAATTAAAAATCAATAAAAAGAATGAAGCGAAACTTCTTCTTCCCAACAATCAACAAAATTAAATTCTTCCTCTGCCAGCTTGTCGTCATCATCAAAAAAATGAAGGCGCACTTTTCTTCTTACCCGGTCAATACGGAAGATCCTTGCCCGATGGCCATTACGTTCATGATAAGGATTATCATTAGAAAAAAACCAAATTTCGCATCCGGACATCAAACGCGGAAGCTTCATAATGATTATTCCTTTCGGCTTTTGCTTCAGCTTGCTTTATTTAATTGAAACGAACGATAAATCATTATATCTTAAATAATTAACTTTGTCAACAGTGTGTCTACATCACAATCAGCCGTCATTCTGGACGGCAAAAAAATCGCCGATGAAATCCTTTTGGATATCAGTAAACAAATCATTGAGAGCGGATTGCAACCGGGTCTCGCCGCTATTTTAGTCGGCAATGATCCGGCTTCGGAAATGTATGTCCGCTTAAAAGAAAAAGCTTGTTTTAATGTGGGTATTAATTTTCACAAATACCTGGGCGGCAACGAGATCCTGCAAGATTTTGACGAGTCGGAACTAACTGAACTTATCGGATTTCTTAATCGCGATAAACAAGTTGATGGTATACTTTTACAATTGCCCTTGCCCGAAGAATTCAATCAAGACAAGATGGTTAAACTGATTGCGCCGGAAAAAGACGCGGATGGCTTTAATGGCGGACCTATAGTGCCACCGACTATTGCCGCGATTATTGAACTGCTAAAAGCGACGGGAGAAAATTTAACTGCTAAAAAAGCTTTGGTTATCGGCAAAAGCGATGTTTTTACCGGGGGAATAGAAAAATACCTCAAACAAGAATTAGGAATTAAGAAGACCGTCGCCTCGCATTCTATACCAAGTGATTCAACTGATTTTGATATTATCATCATTGCCTTGGGCCAGGCATACGCTTTAAAGAGCTCCCAAATCAAAACCGGCGCCATCGTCATTGATGTGGGTATAAATAAAAAAGACGGGCAAATCGTCGGTGACGTTGACCCGTCTGTAAGAAGAGTGGCTGGCTGGCTTTCGCCCGTACCCGGCGGCGTCGGTCCGCTGACCGTCGCCTGTTTGCTAAGGAATGTTCTTGAACTGGCGAAAAAAAATAAAGAAAAATAATTTTCTTTTTGTTTTGCCGTCTCCGCATAAGGCCGTGCGGAATCTTATTGGGCCGATATTTATCAAACACATCAAACACGATAAATAAATAAAAAAATAAAAATAAATCGCCGCCCCAACTTGTTACAGTTAGGGCGGCTTTTGTGTGCTACTCCGCGCTACTTTTTGCCGAAGCCGAGGCGATGTGCCAAGCGCTTGTACCAGGGGAGCTTCTCGGCCGCGAGCTCGGCGTTGACCGCGTCTTGCTTCGCCTCGAATTCCCGGCGTTCGGCCGAAACGGCATCGTCCAGGACACGCTCCATCGCTTCCGGGCCGGCCAACGTCAACGCCGTAAGAAGGAGGGCGGTGTTGTCGGGTGCCGACTTCTTCGACGCCAACGCGCGGTGGGGATCGGGCCGAGGCCGCCATCCCGCCGGTTTGGTGGGGACAGAATCTTTGATCGACGACGCCATAGGCTTCGCCTCCATCGCCTTACGGAGTGACCGAAGCGACATGGGACTCGCCGGCGCCCCGTTGACCGAGGCCATAATGAAAGGCGAACACCACTCCGGCACCGACAGGCCGTTCCGTTGAAAAAAACGCCGAGCTGTCCGCCGTTGCTGAGCATTTCCTCCTCGATTCTTGGGAGACTGGTCTTTCTTCAACATGGTTCTTCTCCTACCGATCGGCTTAGCCGTCGGCTTTCTACTCCTTGTTCAGGAGTTCCTATTCCCCTTAATCAGGGGGATGCGAATCGGCGGGAATTACAGATTCCAGCCGAATTGTGAATGATCTTATGTTTCCATTACCTCTTATCGCTAATATACCATTATAGCATACCAATAAAATTTTGTCAAGGGGTTTGTCCACAAGGATAACTCTATTATATCTTATATTAGCTAAATTTAAACAAGATAAAATGCATCATATCTAAAATAAGCCAAAATTCAAAAATAACACCTATAAATCGCTTGACTGATTTTTTAATCAAAAAAAATTCAAAATCAAGAAGTTAAAATAAAAAAAGAAAAATCATAATTCATGTTTCAAAAACCTGAATTTCCTGATTTTATCCCCAATTAATTTACTGTAAATTTAAACAAAAAACAGCTATTTTGAACACATCAGCTATTGACAAAATAATCTTGATGTGATACAATGGTTAATCCTGAACACGAGGTCACCCAATATGATAGGGTGATTTTTTGTTGGGGCTAACCATTATTTATGAACAAAAAAACAATCCAAAAAAATACGCTTGTCTTGGGAGGATTAGTCTTTTTATTGCAGATCTCCCTAGTGCCCATGGCGCAGGCCGCCGGCCTGTTTGATCAGGGAGAAATCGCCTATGCGACTGCCGCCACTTCGGCCGAACCAGTCATTTATAACCATGACCGAGAAGATAATGTAATCATCAGAGTAACCAAAACCGTTGAGGACACTATCGCCTTGAACAAGGTTATTGACGAACCCGAACCGACTATGGAACAGGTCAAAGAGTATGTTTTAAACGAGGCCAAAAAAGCCGGTTTAAACACCCGCGAAGTCGCGGCGATCGTTAACTGCGAATCCCGCTGGGATTATAAGGTGGTTTCTAAGCCCAATTATAACGGTACCAAAGATATGGGTTTGTGGCAGATTAATTCTATCCATAAGAATATTTCTGACACTGACAAGTTGGATTTCAAAGCCGCCACCAAATGGGCTATCGCCAAACGTTTGGACGATGGCAGTTGGTCGGCTTGGTCTTGTGCCAGAATCCTGGCTATCAGATAACCTAACTCCGCCAATCGGCGAATAGAGATAAAACACCTCCAAGCGGGGGTGTTTTATCGTAGCGACACGAGTTGAAATCCAGTCGATAATTTGTTATGCTACTTATACAATAATTTATTCAAACTAATGGATTCCTGCCTAAGCAGGAACAACCAGATGGTCTGGTAGCCAAGTGGTAAGGCGACGGTCTGCAAAACCGTTATTCGGGGGTTCGATCCCCCCCCAGACCTTTTTTAAATTTTTGGGGGATCGAACTGGTTGGCAGTAAGGCCAGCGCGAGAGCGCGTAGCCGAAGGCCGATAGGCGCGACCATGGGAGCGCCTAGCGCCAACCCTGGACAAGCATCGCGAGAGCGATGCGCGAAAATCCCCCCCCAGACCTTTTTTAAATTTTTAGACTTTTTAGACCGCCCGTTTGCCAGACGGTCTTTTATTGACAAAATTTAACGGTTATGATAGAATGACTTGTTAAGTTCTTTAACAATCAAATCACTGATAATCATTGGCGACAATAAACAACTGGGCTTAGCCCAAGGAGAAAACAATGTTACTGCACCAATTAAAAAGCGAGGGAGACGGCAAATCCGCTACGATGGGCATCAGATGGTGCCTGTCGCCGGAACAGATTGAACGCTTGAAAGCGGAGGAGGGGGAAGTAAAAATCCTCCTTTCCGTCCTTCATATCAGGCAATTCAGTCAATGTGGGATTAAAAATTATGGCTATGAAGAAGAAAGCCGAAAGGTTTTACCTATAACCGAGGGAAGCACCTTCATCAGTTTCCGCAATCCCGGCCGGCATATTATTTGCGCCGGCATCATTGATGCCTCGAGTTGGTCATCGGAAAATTACTTGCA includes:
- a CDS encoding bifunctional 5,10-methylenetetrahydrofolate dehydrogenase/5,10-methenyltetrahydrofolate cyclohydrolase; the protein is MSTSQSAVILDGKKIADEILLDISKQIIESGLQPGLAAILVGNDPASEMYVRLKEKACFNVGINFHKYLGGNEILQDFDESELTELIGFLNRDKQVDGILLQLPLPEEFNQDKMVKLIAPEKDADGFNGGPIVPPTIAAIIELLKATGENLTAKKALVIGKSDVFTGGIEKYLKQELGIKKTVASHSIPSDSTDFDIIIIALGQAYALKSSQIKTGAIVIDVGINKKDGQIVGDVDPSVRRVAGWLSPVPGGVGPLTVACLLRNVLELAKKNKEK
- a CDS encoding transglycosylase SLT domain-containing protein, with product MNKKTIQKNTLVLGGLVFLLQISLVPMAQAAGLFDQGEIAYATAATSAEPVIYNHDREDNVIIRVTKTVEDTIALNKVIDEPEPTMEQVKEYVLNEAKKAGLNTREVAAIVNCESRWDYKVVSKPNYNGTKDMGLWQINSIHKNISDTDKLDFKAATKWAIAKRLDDGSWSAWSCARILAIR